In Anopheles gambiae chromosome 2, idAnoGambNW_F1_1, whole genome shotgun sequence, a single window of DNA contains:
- the LOC1270194 gene encoding dynein axonemal light chain 4 → MEDQPKAEGEADKKIVHVYPLVKYSDMNDDVRAEAIELSITACEKYAQNYEVAAKTIKELMDKKFGTFWHVVVGEGFGYEVSYETKNILYLFFGGNLAIVLWKCS, encoded by the exons ATGGAGGACCAACCGAAGGCCGAAGGTGAGGCGGACAAAAAGATTGTCCACGTATACCCACTGGTCAAG TATTCCGATATGAATGACGATGTCCGAGCCGAGGCGATAGAATTGAGCATTACAGCGTGTGAGAAATACGCACAAAACTACGAG GTTGCCGCCAAAACGATCAAAGAGCTGATGGACAAAAAGTTTGGCACCTTCTGGCATGTGGTCGTCGGCGAAGGCTTCGGTTACGAGGTGTCGTACGAGACGAAGAACATACTGTACCTGTTTTTCGGTGGCAACTTAGCGATCGTGCTGTGGAAGTGTTCCTAA